A stretch of Thermomicrobium roseum DSM 5159 DNA encodes these proteins:
- a CDS encoding enoyl-CoA hydratase, whose translation MTATEQRTYQYILTDVRDGIAVVTMNRPEKRNALSVAHMEELTDAFRRIGEDRDIAVAILRGAGPIFCAGHDLNELTGCDTPTARRIFAVCTTLMQTIRSIPQPVIAQVHGLATAAGFQLAATCDLIVAAAGTRFQTPGVKIGLFCSTPMVAVSRVLPPKKTFELLVTGEPITAEEAAQLGMVNRVVPAEELEAATWELAEKIRAASRYVVGIGKQAFYRQLELPEHLAYAYAMEVMALNALAADAQEGICAFLEKRQPQWRNA comes from the coding sequence ATGACCGCGACCGAGCAGAGAACCTACCAGTACATCCTGACCGATGTGCGCGATGGGATCGCTGTGGTGACGATGAACCGTCCGGAGAAGCGGAACGCGCTCTCGGTCGCGCACATGGAGGAGCTGACGGATGCCTTCCGGCGGATCGGTGAGGATCGGGACATCGCGGTCGCAATCTTGCGCGGTGCCGGGCCGATCTTCTGCGCTGGTCACGACTTGAACGAGCTGACCGGATGCGATACGCCGACCGCGCGCCGTATCTTCGCGGTCTGTACGACGCTGATGCAGACGATCCGATCGATCCCCCAGCCGGTGATCGCTCAAGTCCATGGGCTGGCGACTGCCGCGGGCTTCCAGTTGGCTGCGACCTGCGACCTCATCGTGGCGGCGGCCGGGACACGCTTCCAGACTCCAGGCGTGAAGATCGGGTTGTTCTGCTCGACTCCGATGGTGGCGGTGAGCCGGGTACTGCCGCCGAAGAAGACGTTCGAGCTTTTGGTGACCGGTGAACCGATCACGGCGGAGGAGGCGGCGCAGCTGGGGATGGTGAACCGAGTCGTCCCGGCTGAGGAACTGGAGGCTGCCACCTGGGAACTGGCGGAGAAGATCCGAGCAGCGAGCCGCTACGTGGTCGGGATCGGTAAGCAAGCGTTCTACCGACAACTGGAGCTTCCTGAGCACCTCGCCTATGCCTACGCGATGGAAGTGATGGCGCTCAACGCGCTGGCAGCGGACGCGCAGGAGGGGATCTGCGCCTTCCTGGAAAAGCGCCAGCCACAGTGGCGCAATGCCTGA
- a CDS encoding PLP-dependent aspartate aminotransferase family protein, with translation MASERDPFRNYAIETLAVHAGQAPDPATGARAVPIYQTTSFVFHDADHASQLFNLDEPGHIYTRISNPTVEVFEKRVAYLEGGVAAVATASGQAATTLAILNIARAGDEVVASTSLYGGTVALFANTLSDLGITVRFVEPSDPENFRRAITERTKCIYAETIGNPRLDVLDIEAVARIAHEHGIPLIIDNTFATPYLCRPIEWGADIVVHSATKWIGGHGIAIGGVVVDAGRFDWGNGKFPRLVEPDPGYHGISYWKDFGSLAYVTKLRAHMMRDVGACMSPFNAFLLLVGLETLHVRMDRHCANALEIARWLARHPAVAWVAYPGLPEHPSHHLARKYLREGCYGAVVVFGVKGGMEAGIKVIDNVALWSHLANVGDAKSLIIHPASTTHRQLTPEQRVAAGVGDDLIRLAVGIEHVEDLKADLDRALRIATGLAAGGDGRAREEVSQVVLNDERVIRSVCTRAFVEENGTRRPLVLAIVGLSNDPARPSYRVAQKLKRLGYRIIPVNPLIDEALGERAYSSLRELPERADVVVVFRASEHAPAVAREAVEHGARVLWLQEGVVSPEAARIATEGGLAVVMNRCIYKEAQRWRGHAKTFRPDDVDRELVGAGTDGRPSEPADD, from the coding sequence GTGGCGAGCGAGCGAGATCCGTTTCGGAACTATGCGATCGAGACACTGGCTGTGCATGCCGGGCAAGCGCCCGATCCAGCCACGGGAGCGCGGGCGGTTCCCATCTATCAGACGACATCGTTCGTCTTCCACGATGCCGACCACGCCTCGCAACTGTTCAATCTGGATGAGCCTGGACATATCTACACGCGGATCAGCAACCCGACGGTCGAGGTCTTCGAAAAGCGGGTGGCGTACCTGGAAGGAGGGGTGGCGGCGGTCGCGACGGCGAGCGGTCAAGCGGCGACCACGCTGGCGATCCTGAACATCGCGCGGGCCGGTGACGAGGTCGTGGCGAGCACGAGCCTGTACGGGGGAACGGTCGCGCTGTTCGCCAACACGCTCTCTGACCTGGGGATCACGGTCCGGTTCGTCGAGCCGTCCGATCCGGAGAATTTCCGACGAGCGATCACCGAGCGAACGAAGTGCATCTACGCTGAGACGATCGGGAACCCGCGGCTCGACGTACTGGACATCGAGGCGGTGGCGCGCATCGCGCACGAGCATGGAATCCCGTTGATCATCGACAACACGTTCGCGACACCCTACCTGTGCCGCCCGATCGAGTGGGGCGCGGACATCGTGGTGCATTCGGCGACCAAGTGGATCGGCGGGCACGGCATCGCGATCGGTGGCGTGGTGGTCGATGCTGGCCGTTTCGACTGGGGGAACGGCAAGTTCCCGCGACTCGTCGAGCCGGATCCAGGCTACCACGGGATCTCCTACTGGAAGGATTTCGGCAGCTTGGCCTATGTGACCAAGCTGCGGGCGCACATGATGCGCGACGTGGGCGCTTGCATGAGCCCGTTCAATGCGTTCCTGCTCCTAGTGGGACTGGAGACGCTGCATGTGCGGATGGACCGGCATTGCGCCAACGCGCTGGAGATCGCGCGCTGGCTAGCCAGGCATCCGGCCGTGGCCTGGGTGGCCTACCCGGGCTTGCCAGAGCACCCGTCGCATCACCTGGCGCGCAAGTACTTGCGGGAAGGGTGCTATGGCGCGGTCGTCGTCTTCGGCGTGAAGGGTGGGATGGAAGCCGGCATCAAGGTCATCGACAACGTGGCGCTGTGGTCGCACCTGGCGAACGTGGGCGATGCCAAGTCGCTGATCATCCATCCGGCGAGCACCACGCACCGGCAGCTGACTCCCGAGCAACGAGTGGCAGCTGGGGTGGGGGATGACTTGATCCGGCTGGCAGTCGGCATCGAGCATGTCGAGGATCTGAAGGCTGACCTGGATCGGGCCTTGCGGATCGCGACTGGCCTGGCAGCAGGTGGTGACGGCCGAGCGCGCGAAGAGGTGTCGCAGGTCGTGCTCAACGACGAGCGGGTGATCCGCTCGGTGTGCACGCGGGCCTTCGTGGAAGAGAACGGAACCCGTCGGCCGCTCGTCCTGGCGATCGTCGGGCTTTCCAATGACCCGGCTCGTCCCAGCTATCGCGTGGCGCAGAAACTCAAGCGGCTCGGCTACCGGATCATCCCGGTCAACCCGCTCATCGACGAAGCGCTCGGCGAGCGGGCGTACTCCTCGCTCCGCGAACTCCCCGAACGGGCTGATGTCGTGGTGGTCTTCCGGGCGAGCGAGCATGCACCCGCCGTCGCCCGCGAGGCAGTCGAGCACGGCGCACGGGTATTGTGGTTGCAAGAGGGTGTGGTCAGCCCGGAGGCGGCACGGATCGCGACGGAGGGCGGCCTGGCAGTGGTGATGAACCGCTGCATTTACAAGGAGGCACAGCGCTGGCGGGGCCACGCCAAGACGTTCCGACCGGACGATGTGGATCGCGAACTCGTCGGTGCCGGAACGGATGGGCGGCCCAGCGAGCCCGCAGACGACTGA
- a CDS encoding DUF4388 domain-containing protein, with protein sequence MPIYGDLSDLPLHILLQALTRAGQTGRLTLRTRVEEVTLVLDRGRIAAVLSSDAQLRLGQMLLQLGDISEEQLEQALALQAVTDGRRRLGQILTELGFVTHQQIKRALAQQFEEVLVRVLGAADASFAFVPEPPLIPDEETVLDDAPMTKLILNAIRRADERRAGVRLTTGPIDRSMLDRLLPEERAVLMAVLEGQRTEQQLVEATGLPRATLREVLDRLVSARLLERAG encoded by the coding sequence ATGCCGATTTACGGTGACCTGAGCGATTTGCCGCTGCATATCCTCCTGCAGGCTTTGACGCGGGCTGGGCAGACGGGCCGACTGACGCTGCGGACACGGGTCGAGGAAGTGACGCTGGTGCTCGATCGTGGACGGATCGCGGCGGTTCTGAGCAGCGATGCACAGCTTCGACTCGGCCAGATGCTGCTGCAGCTCGGGGACATCAGTGAGGAACAACTGGAGCAAGCGCTCGCGCTGCAAGCGGTGACGGATGGGCGACGCCGGCTCGGACAGATCCTCACGGAGTTGGGCTTCGTGACCCATCAGCAGATCAAGCGCGCACTGGCCCAGCAGTTCGAGGAAGTTCTGGTGCGGGTGCTCGGGGCAGCCGATGCGTCCTTCGCCTTCGTGCCCGAGCCGCCACTCATCCCGGACGAGGAGACCGTCCTGGATGATGCGCCGATGACGAAGCTGATCCTGAACGCGATCCGACGCGCCGATGAGCGACGTGCCGGAGTGCGCTTGACGACTGGTCCGATCGACCGGTCGATGCTCGATCGACTCCTGCCCGAGGAACGGGCGGTGCTGATGGCGGTGCTGGAAGGGCAGCGTACGGAACAGCAACTCGTCGAGGCGACAGGCTTACCGAGAGCGACTCTTCGCGAAGTGTTGGATCGGCTGGTCTCCGCGAGGTTGCTCGAGCGTGCGGGTTGA